The following are encoded together in the Candidatus Abawacabacteria bacterium genome:
- a CDS encoding VOC family protein, with amino-acid sequence MASVSTYLNFTRQTEEAFNFYKSVFGTEFQGKVSRFSEVPVQPGQPPMAEEDKNLIMNIALPILGGHLLMGTDAPESMGFQVKFGNNIYINLEPDTRSETDKLFAALSAGGKVEMALQEMFWGDYFGTCTDKYGVQWMFNCASKV; translated from the coding sequence ATGGCTAGCGTCAGTACTTACCTCAATTTTACTCGACAGACGGAGGAGGCTTTTAATTTTTACAAAAGTGTATTTGGTACAGAATTCCAGGGTAAAGTAAGCCGGTTTTCTGAGGTACCTGTGCAACCAGGTCAACCACCCATGGCAGAAGAAGACAAGAATCTGATTATGAATATTGCGCTCCCTATCTTGGGGGGACATTTGTTAATGGGTACTGATGCACCAGAATCAATGGGTTTTCAAGTGAAGTTTGGCAATAATATCTATATTAATCTGGAACCCGATACTCGATCTGAAACAGATAAACTGTTTGCTGCTTTATCAGCTGGGGGTAAAGTAGAAATGGCCTTGCAAGAAATGTTTTGGGGGGACTACTTCGGTACTTGTACTGATAAGTATGGTGTGCAATGGATGTTTAATTGTGCTAGTAAAGTGTAA
- a CDS encoding four helix bundle protein, translated as MFYFEKLPVYMLTEECYILIVKYCLKNQAINAEFRSQLQRSGSSILLNISEGMGKFNKKDKRKFYAIARGSVHESVSVVKILYLEGHIMSATFHEIYTKLDIIARMLSALIRAMSEK; from the coding sequence ATGTTTTATTTTGAGAAATTGCCTGTATATATGTTAACTGAAGAATGCTACATACTTATTGTAAAGTACTGTTTAAAAAACCAGGCCATTAATGCTGAATTCCGCTCTCAACTACAAAGATCAGGATCAAGCATTCTCTTGAATATCTCAGAAGGAATGGGCAAATTTAATAAAAAAGACAAAAGAAAGTTTTATGCCATTGCACGTGGTTCAGTACATGAAAGTGTCTCTGTTGTAAAAATTCTATATTTAGAAGGGCATATTATGTCTGCCACTTTTCACGAAATTTATACCAAGTTAGATATCATTGCTCGAATGCTCTCAGCATTAATCAGAGCTATGTCCGAAAAGTAA
- a CDS encoding NUDIX domain-containing protein: MASILHHDLVGSIPPSTPPSPSETGDDLRKKVIVASVAMLRADFKAVLIARRRSDSVRNGGKWELISGKESPEDRNLWFTILRELEEEIGMIVGQHYWDVWQLDRDCPYYDTEDGKYRFLIHRIVAVLKKSSRLALKPERHGHDKVEWLTEQRFLELASPDPDRESGNFVPNLEPYLRRVFAACAVRGVILDALTSGVDVEVLPLVLSEGGGNVLMSKRDHVLSSCHLAPGQHINDVLRDAIPDKAKLPFAQALLKLELSQNRHTRDVRAKMAMVLQAEGYGLSSSVPSDMHWVEISSENFHTKVKAVQGFQRRTLQSLQTRALRKRPPWSEWLGHHMRSVHNSTRSSSGSLKALR; encoded by the coding sequence GATTTACGAAAAAAAGTTATCGTAGCATCCGTTGCTATGCTGAGGGCTGATTTTAAAGCGGTTTTAATAGCTAGGAGAAGGAGCGATTCCGTGCGTAATGGGGGAAAATGGGAGCTTATTAGTGGTAAAGAAAGTCCTGAGGATAGGAATTTGTGGTTTACTATATTGCGTGAACTAGAGGAAGAAATTGGTATGATTGTGGGCCAGCACTATTGGGATGTTTGGCAATTGGATAGAGACTGTCCTTATTATGATACTGAGGATGGGAAATATCGTTTTTTGATTCATCGTATTGTGGCGGTCTTAAAAAAGTCATCTCGATTAGCTTTGAAGCCAGAAAGGCATGGCCACGATAAGGTAGAATGGCTTACAGAACAAAGGTTTTTAGAGCTGGCTAGTCCTGATCCTGATCGGGAAAGTGGTAATTTTGTGCCTAATTTAGAGCCTTATTTAAGGAGGGTTTTTGCTGCTTGTGCTGTTCGTGGCGTAATCTTGGACGCACTTACCTCGGGAGTAGATGTGGAAGTTTTGCCTTTAGTTCTTTCTGAAGGAGGGGGTAATGTATTGATGTCTAAAAGGGATCATGTGCTATCAAGTTGTCATTTGGCTCCTGGCCAGCATATTAATGATGTCCTTAGAGATGCAATTCCGGATAAAGCGAAACTACCATTTGCTCAAGCTTTGTTAAAGTTAGAGCTTAGTCAGAATCGCCACACTAGAGATGTACGGGCAAAAATGGCTATGGTACTGCAAGCCGAAGGGTATGGACTTTCTTCATCAGTGCCTTCTGATATGCATTGGGTAGAAATAAGTTCAGAAAACTTTCACACAAAAGTTAAAGCAGTACAGGGGTTTCAACGCAGGACATTACAATCTCTCCAAACACGTGCTCTCAGAAAGAGACCGCCATGGTCAGAATGGCTTGGCCACCATATGAGATCTGTCCATAATTCGACCAGAAGTTCATCGGGGTCATTAAAGGCGCTCAGATAA
- a CDS encoding zinc-ribbon domain containing protein, protein MTTNCHQCQNAFTHTPEDQKFYTLFNVPAPKTCPSCRMHRRMMERNVKSLYYRKCDLTGEQIISQYHSNVPFPVYQTSAWWGDGWDASQYGQDFDFSRPFFEQLKELQNKVPRVALWIIPTLENSDFTNNTGYLKNCYLIMESDYDEDCYYSNLLKKSKNLCDCSVCYEAELCYECIDCQNCHELRYSQDCKGCQNSWFLNNCQSCKDCIGCINQRHKQYMIFNQQYSKDEYEKIKAELALHTRSGVKKVAEKAKTLFLLHPYKNVSSEKVENCIGDHLYNAKDCYFCFDCKDIEDARYCTKLSLQVKTCMDYSSWGDKAELVYQCSSSGDGAYNIKFCTTCTTNVRDLEYCDLCTSSSDLFGCVGMKKKQYCILNKQYSKDEYFALKAKVIEHMKVTGEYGEYFPAANCPFAHNETMAQDFFPLTKEEALAQGYRWHDEDTTNRYQGTQVTVPETSEEVSDDITKHILTCATCGKNYRFIIQELRLYRQLGVPPPVQCFDCRHKRRINARTPFQIWQRDCAKCQQKMYSSYAPNRPEIVYCEQCYQETVY, encoded by the coding sequence ATGACCACCAATTGCCATCAATGCCAAAATGCTTTCACGCATACTCCCGAAGACCAAAAGTTCTATACATTATTTAATGTACCAGCTCCTAAGACTTGTCCTAGTTGTCGTATGCATCGCCGCATGATGGAACGTAATGTCAAAAGTCTTTACTACCGCAAATGTGATCTCACTGGAGAGCAAATTATTTCACAGTATCATAGTAATGTGCCATTTCCTGTCTATCAAACAAGTGCTTGGTGGGGAGACGGCTGGGATGCTAGTCAATATGGACAAGACTTTGATTTCTCTCGCCCATTTTTTGAGCAATTGAAAGAGTTACAAAATAAAGTACCTCGTGTTGCTCTATGGATTATTCCCACCCTAGAAAATAGTGATTTCACTAATAATACAGGCTATTTAAAGAACTGTTATTTGATCATGGAAAGTGATTACGACGAAGATTGCTACTATTCCAATTTACTTAAGAAGTCTAAAAATCTCTGTGATTGTTCAGTCTGTTATGAAGCTGAGCTTTGCTATGAATGTATTGATTGCCAAAACTGCCATGAACTGCGTTATTCACAAGATTGTAAAGGCTGCCAAAATAGTTGGTTCTTAAACAATTGCCAAAGCTGTAAGGATTGCATTGGTTGTATCAATCAACGCCATAAGCAATACATGATTTTCAATCAGCAATATAGCAAAGATGAATATGAAAAAATCAAAGCTGAATTAGCTTTACACACTAGAAGCGGGGTAAAAAAAGTAGCCGAAAAAGCAAAAACACTTTTCTTATTGCATCCTTATAAAAATGTTAGCAGTGAAAAAGTAGAGAACTGCATTGGTGACCATCTCTATAATGCTAAAGATTGTTACTTCTGCTTTGATTGTAAAGACATCGAAGATGCCCGTTACTGTACCAAACTTTCTTTGCAGGTAAAAACCTGTATGGATTATAGCTCTTGGGGCGACAAAGCTGAGCTGGTTTATCAATGTAGCTCCAGTGGCGATGGTGCTTACAATATCAAGTTCTGCACCACCTGTACCACCAATGTCCGGGACTTAGAATATTGCGATCTCTGTACTTCATCATCTGATTTATTTGGTTGTGTAGGTATGAAGAAAAAACAATATTGTATTCTTAATAAACAATACTCGAAGGATGAATACTTTGCGCTCAAAGCAAAAGTTATCGAACACATGAAAGTAACCGGTGAGTATGGAGAATACTTCCCTGCGGCTAATTGTCCCTTCGCCCACAATGAAACCATGGCCCAAGACTTTTTTCCTTTAACTAAAGAAGAAGCACTAGCTCAAGGATATCGCTGGCATGATGAAGACACGACCAATCGTTACCAAGGCACTCAAGTAACGGTACCTGAAACCAGTGAAGAAGTTTCTGATGATATCACTAAGCATATTCTTACTTGTGCTACTTGTGGTAAGAACTACCGTTTCATCATCCAAGAATTACGACTATATCGTCAATTAGGAGTACCACCACCAGTACAATGTTTCGATTGTCGCCACAAAAGAAGAATCAATGCGCGCACCCCATTTCAAATTTGGCAAAGAGATTGTGCTAAGTGTCAGCAAAAAATGTACAGCAGCTATGCCCCAAACAGACCAGAAATTGTTTACTGTGAACAGTGTTATCAAGAAACGGTTTATTAA
- a CDS encoding SRPBCC family protein, with amino-acid sequence MAKSITVEISINAPVEKVWQCWVEPAHICQWLFAQDDWECPEAHNDLRVGGRFSSTMRAKDLSSSFDFTGQYTDVQEHKIIEYTIDDGRKVQVVFSTEGDGTKIVETFEMENTHSEEQQRTGWQAILDNFKKYVESLK; translated from the coding sequence ATGGCGAAGAGTATTACGGTAGAAATTAGTATCAACGCTCCAGTAGAAAAGGTTTGGCAATGTTGGGTAGAACCTGCCCATATTTGCCAATGGCTCTTTGCTCAGGATGATTGGGAATGTCCAGAAGCTCACAATGACTTACGAGTTGGGGGACGGTTTTCTTCAACTATGCGTGCAAAAGATTTATCTTCTAGTTTTGACTTCACTGGACAATATACTGATGTTCAAGAACATAAAATTATTGAATATACTATTGATGATGGGCGCAAAGTGCAGGTAGTATTTTCTACTGAAGGAGATGGAACAAAAATAGTTGAAACATTTGAAATGGAAAATACCCATAGTGAAGAGCAGCAACGAACTGGTTGGCAAGCGATATTAGATAACTTTAAAAAATACGTGGAATCACTAAAGTAA
- a CDS encoding four helix bundle protein has translation MKQNIVKEKSYKFVVSIFPLYRILKCKREYDIVRQLWRSSTSIGANIEEAVAAYSRADFGHKLTIALKEARETRYWLNLLKDIQLLTDINDHLAMIESIISILTRTVKTLNSHLSH, from the coding sequence ATGAAGCAAAATATCGTTAAAGAAAAAAGCTATAAATTTGTGGTGTCAATATTTCCATTATATCGAATACTAAAGTGCAAACGTGAATATGACATTGTGAGGCAACTTTGGCGGAGCAGTACAAGTATTGGGGCAAACATTGAAGAAGCAGTAGCTGCATATAGTAGAGCTGACTTCGGTCACAAATTGACTATTGCTTTAAAGGAAGCCAGAGAAACACGATACTGGTTAAACTTACTAAAGGATATTCAGCTACTGACTGATATTAATGATCATTTGGCAATGATCGAAAGCATCATTTCGATTCTTACTAGAACAGTAAAAACTCTTAATTCTCACCTTTCTCACTAA